A window of the Pseudomonas fluorescens genome harbors these coding sequences:
- a CDS encoding TonB-dependent receptor: MPSRFHTFQPRLTLMASALLIASPAFAADPLELQPQVITGNPLGSQTLASPSTVLSGDSLTLQQKGSLGETLNRQPGVSSSYFGPGASRPIIRGQDGDRIRILRNGVGALDASSLSYDHAVPLDPVNVERVEIVRGPAALLYGGSAIGGVVNTFDNRIPTEAIEGIHGAGELRYGGADTTRSSAGKLEAGNGQFALHLDASAREFNDLKIPGYAKTGRERANDDGDSKKHRLANSDGRQDGGAVGGSYTWDDGYAGLSYSNYDSNYGSPAEDDVRIRMEQEHYAFASEIRNLDGPFSSVKFDAGYTDYQHREIEGGEVGTTFKNKGYEARVEARHQPLGPFNGVIGAQVSRNEFSALGEEAFVPHTDTDAGALFIFEELQAMDRLLFTLGGRLEHTTVDPDAKGNERFANADRSSSFTAGSLSSGAVYTLTPIWSVAATLGYTERAPTFYELYANGAHVATGTYEVGDAGLSKEKAVSSDLALRFDNGTHKGSVGVFYSHFSNYIGLLSTGRTLNDEGEEDADGIPEYTYSGVRARFSGIEAQDRWTLGENAYGKFALELSGDYTRAKNLDNGQDLPRIAPLRLNTGLLWELDRWQARIDVEHASSQHRVPENESSTDGYTTLGANVGYHFDVGQSKWLAFVNAENLTNQTVRYASSILRDIAPAEGRSIQVGLRTTF; the protein is encoded by the coding sequence ATGCCTTCCCGTTTCCACACCTTCCAACCCCGCCTGACGCTCATGGCCTCGGCGCTGCTGATCGCTTCCCCCGCATTCGCCGCCGACCCGCTGGAGCTGCAACCGCAAGTCATCACCGGCAATCCGCTGGGCAGTCAGACGCTGGCCTCGCCCTCGACCGTATTGAGCGGCGACAGCCTGACGCTGCAGCAAAAAGGCAGCCTCGGCGAAACCCTGAACAGGCAGCCGGGCGTGTCGTCGTCCTATTTCGGTCCGGGTGCGAGTCGCCCGATCATTCGCGGGCAGGACGGCGATCGCATTCGCATCCTGCGCAACGGTGTCGGTGCGCTGGACGCCTCGTCGCTGTCCTACGATCACGCGGTGCCGCTGGATCCGGTCAACGTCGAACGCGTTGAAATCGTCCGTGGCCCGGCGGCCTTGTTGTACGGCGGCAGCGCCATCGGCGGGGTGGTCAACACCTTCGACAACCGCATCCCGACCGAAGCCATCGAAGGCATTCACGGGGCCGGCGAGTTGCGCTACGGCGGCGCCGACACCACCCGCAGCAGCGCCGGCAAACTCGAAGCCGGTAACGGCCAGTTCGCCTTGCACCTGGACGCCAGCGCCCGCGAATTCAATGACCTGAAAATCCCCGGCTACGCCAAAACCGGCCGTGAACGGGCGAACGACGATGGCGATTCGAAGAAACATCGGCTGGCCAACAGCGACGGTCGTCAGGACGGCGGTGCGGTGGGCGGGTCGTACACTTGGGATGACGGTTACGCGGGGCTGTCGTACAGCAATTACGACTCCAACTACGGCTCGCCGGCCGAAGACGATGTGCGCATCCGCATGGAGCAGGAGCACTACGCATTCGCCTCGGAAATCCGCAACCTCGACGGCCCGTTCAGCTCGGTCAAATTCGACGCCGGCTACACCGATTACCAGCACCGCGAAATCGAGGGCGGCGAGGTCGGCACCACGTTCAAGAACAAGGGTTACGAGGCGCGGGTCGAGGCCCGGCATCAGCCGCTGGGGCCGTTCAACGGGGTGATTGGCGCACAAGTCAGCCGCAACGAATTCTCGGCGCTGGGCGAAGAAGCGTTCGTGCCGCACACCGATACCGACGCCGGTGCACTGTTCATTTTCGAAGAGCTGCAAGCCATGGATCGCCTGCTGTTTACCCTCGGCGGGCGCCTCGAACACACCACGGTCGACCCCGACGCCAAAGGCAACGAGCGTTTCGCCAATGCCGATCGCTCCAGCAGTTTCACCGCCGGCAGCCTGTCATCCGGTGCGGTGTACACGCTGACGCCGATCTGGTCGGTCGCCGCCACGCTGGGCTATACCGAACGCGCGCCGACGTTCTATGAGCTTTACGCCAACGGCGCCCACGTCGCCACCGGCACCTATGAAGTCGGGGATGCGGGGCTTTCGAAAGAGAAAGCGGTCTCCAGCGACCTGGCTCTGCGTTTCGACAACGGCACGCACAAGGGCAGCGTCGGCGTGTTCTACAGCCACTTCTCTAATTACATCGGCTTGCTCAGTACTGGACGCACGCTGAATGACGAAGGGGAGGAGGACGCCGACGGCATTCCTGAATACACCTACTCTGGCGTTCGGGCGCGCTTCAGCGGTATCGAAGCGCAGGATCGCTGGACGCTCGGCGAAAACGCCTACGGCAAGTTTGCGCTGGAACTGTCGGGCGACTACACCCGCGCCAAGAACCTCGACAACGGCCAGGACCTGCCGCGCATCGCGCCGCTGCGATTGAACACCGGCTTGTTGTGGGAGTTGGATCGCTGGCAGGCGCGGATCGATGTGGAACACGCCAGTTCCCAGCACCGGGTGCCGGAAAACGAAAGCAGCACCGACGGCTACACCACGCTGGGGGCGAATGTGGGTTATCACTTTGATGTTGGTCAGAGCAAATGGCTGGCCTTCGTCAATGCCGAGAACCTGACCAACCAGACCGTGCGTTATGCCAGCTCGATCCTGCGGGATATTGCGCCGGCAGAAGGACGCAGCATTCAGGTCGGTCTGCGCACCACGTTCTGA
- a CDS encoding SCO family protein: MTALLTRRKVLAGMGVLGLGLLAGCDTRGELSYKYGKDLSDKILGRTFKLKDTEGNTVSLSSFRGLMPMIFFGFTQCPAICPTTLARAAKIKKLMGKDGDILQVVFITLDPERDTPEILDAYVKTFDPSFVALYGTLEETKATAKEFDVFYEKVPAGDTYTLSHTATSYVYDTRGNLRVGLSQSLSAQECTEDLLTVMEVC; the protein is encoded by the coding sequence ATGACGGCTTTGTTGACTCGCCGCAAGGTGCTTGCGGGAATGGGCGTACTCGGTCTCGGCCTGCTCGCCGGCTGCGACACCCGCGGCGAACTGTCGTACAAGTACGGCAAGGATCTGAGCGACAAGATCCTCGGACGCACCTTCAAGCTCAAGGACACCGAAGGCAACACCGTGTCGCTGTCGAGCTTTCGCGGCTTGATGCCGATGATCTTCTTCGGCTTCACCCAGTGCCCGGCGATCTGCCCGACGACGTTGGCCCGCGCCGCGAAAATCAAGAAGCTGATGGGCAAGGACGGCGACATCCTGCAAGTGGTGTTCATCACCCTCGATCCGGAACGCGACACACCGGAAATCCTAGACGCTTACGTCAAGACCTTCGATCCAAGCTTCGTCGCGCTGTACGGCACCCTCGAAGAAACCAAGGCCACCGCCAAGGAATTCGACGTGTTCTACGAAAAAGTCCCCGCCGGCGACACCTATACCCTCTCCCACACCGCCACCAGCTATGTCTACGACACCCGGGGCAACTTGCGTGTGGGCCTGTCTCAATCGCTTTCTGCACAAGAGTGCACGGAAGATTTGCTTACCGTCATGGAGGTCTGCTGA
- a CDS encoding ABC transporter substrate-binding protein — protein sequence MALPFKRSALTLLAASLAGALLGNTAQAEGKISIAQQFGIGYLILDVVRDQHLIEKHGKAQGLDIKVDWNSISGATAMNEALLTGALDVVSAGVPPMLTVWDRTKGKQNVKAIASLGSMPNYLLTNNPNVKTLKDFSDKDRIAVPAAGVGFQSRTLQIETAKEFGNDQYKKFDDISVSLPHPDATAALIAGGSEINAHFSSPPFQYQALQNPNVHKVLSSYDVLGGQATFNVLYTTEKFHDENPKTYKAFYDALTEAEQIIKADKPAAAQAYIRVEQSKLPLALVEKIVTDPEIDFTVLPQRTFIYAEKLQELGVLKNKADSWKDYFFEEAHGGAGS from the coding sequence ATGGCCCTACCGTTCAAACGTTCTGCACTGACGCTGCTGGCGGCCTCGCTGGCTGGCGCACTGCTCGGCAACACCGCTCAAGCCGAAGGCAAGATCAGCATCGCCCAGCAATTCGGCATCGGTTATCTGATTCTGGATGTGGTGCGCGATCAGCACTTGATCGAGAAGCACGGCAAGGCCCAGGGTCTGGACATCAAGGTCGACTGGAACAGCATTTCCGGCGCCACCGCCATGAACGAAGCATTGCTGACCGGAGCGCTGGACGTGGTTTCAGCCGGCGTGCCGCCGATGCTTACCGTGTGGGATCGCACCAAGGGCAAACAGAACGTCAAGGCCATCGCTTCGTTGGGTTCGATGCCCAACTACCTGTTGACCAATAACCCGAACGTGAAAACCCTCAAGGACTTCAGCGACAAGGATCGCATCGCCGTTCCGGCGGCGGGTGTGGGCTTCCAGTCACGCACGCTGCAGATTGAAACGGCCAAGGAATTCGGCAATGACCAATACAAGAAATTCGACGATATTTCCGTCAGCCTGCCGCACCCGGATGCCACGGCCGCATTGATCGCCGGCGGCTCGGAAATCAACGCGCATTTCTCCAGCCCGCCGTTCCAGTATCAGGCGCTGCAAAATCCCAACGTGCATAAAGTGCTGAGTTCCTACGATGTGCTCGGCGGCCAGGCCACGTTCAACGTGCTCTACACCACGGAAAAATTCCACGACGAAAACCCGAAAACCTACAAGGCGTTCTACGACGCACTGACCGAGGCCGAGCAGATCATCAAGGCCGACAAGCCTGCGGCGGCCCAAGCCTACATTCGGGTTGAACAGTCGAAGTTGCCGCTGGCGCTGGTGGAGAAAATCGTCACCGACCCGGAAATCGATTTCACCGTGTTGCCGCAACGCACCTTTATATACGCAGAGAAATTGCAGGAGCTGGGCGTGCTGAAAAACAAGGCGGACAGCTGGAAGGATTATTTCTTTGAAGAGGCGCATGGCGGGGCGGGGAGTTGA
- a CDS encoding sterol desaturase family protein, which yields MESVVVDLFTQLHAQLSRWVIDPVTEQFLGLFDLNGRLGVVFLLTSYGVAYGLYRHRKSRHLTQARSFWQFVGGGRVHGHRSAWLDYRYYFIKAILRVTLVLPIVGLVDPHILRSGDYAQFFTQLWGAREQVPAHPLIALFYGLGVFLFRDFLHYWIHRAFHSRYLWEFHKVHHSAPVLVPATASRIHIVESIVERIVITAGLGAFAGVVWYACGGEVSRYTLFGVTWLVLIINSLGSNLRHSHVWLSFGPAVEHVLNSPAQHQIHHSDAPRHFNKNFAINLSLWDWLFGTLYVTTSKPEVLRFGTGEQDRTRYLTLYSLIVTPFVDTAKRLSSNADGLRTRFNQRTP from the coding sequence ATGGAGTCGGTCGTCGTGGATTTATTCACGCAACTTCATGCGCAGCTCAGCCGCTGGGTGATCGATCCGGTCACCGAGCAATTCCTTGGCCTGTTCGATTTGAACGGTCGTCTGGGCGTGGTGTTTCTGCTCACGTCCTACGGCGTGGCGTACGGCCTTTATCGCCACCGAAAATCCCGGCACCTGACGCAGGCCCGATCCTTCTGGCAATTTGTCGGCGGCGGTCGTGTCCACGGCCATCGTTCGGCCTGGCTGGATTACCGTTATTACTTCATCAAGGCGATTCTGCGAGTGACGCTGGTGTTGCCGATTGTCGGCCTCGTCGATCCGCACATTCTGCGTTCGGGCGATTACGCGCAGTTTTTCACTCAGCTGTGGGGCGCGCGCGAACAGGTGCCGGCTCATCCGTTGATCGCGCTGTTCTACGGACTGGGCGTGTTCCTGTTCAGGGATTTTCTGCATTACTGGATTCACCGCGCCTTCCATTCCCGCTATCTGTGGGAATTTCACAAGGTTCACCATTCGGCGCCGGTGCTGGTGCCGGCCACGGCCAGCCGGATTCACATTGTCGAATCGATCGTTGAACGAATCGTCATCACCGCCGGGCTCGGCGCGTTTGCCGGGGTGGTCTGGTACGCCTGCGGCGGCGAGGTCAGCCGCTATACGTTGTTCGGCGTGACCTGGCTGGTGCTGATCATCAACAGCCTGGGCTCCAATCTGCGGCACAGCCATGTCTGGCTGTCGTTCGGGCCGGCGGTCGAGCATGTGCTCAACAGCCCGGCCCAGCACCAGATTCACCACAGCGACGCCCCACGACATTTCAACAAGAACTTCGCGATCAATCTGTCACTGTGGGACTGGCTGTTCGGCACGTTGTACGTCACCACTTCAAAGCCCGAAGTCCTGCGCTTCGGCACGGGCGAGCAGGACCGCACGCGTTATCTGACGCTGTACAGCCTGATCGTCACGCCGTTTGTGGACACCGCCAAGCGCTTGTCGTCGAACGCCGACGGACTCAGAACCCGGTTCAACCAACGTACGCCATGA
- a CDS encoding organic hydroperoxide resistance protein, with amino-acid sequence MSQIEKVLYTAKTHTTGGRDGASRSSDGILDVKLSSPGSSGGGTNPEQLFAAGWSACFIGAMKAVAGQQKISLPADLAVDAEVDLGTNSGGYLLQARLNVSLPGMERGAAQQLVDAAHQVCPYSKATRNNIEVELKLV; translated from the coding sequence ATGAGTCAGATCGAAAAAGTCCTCTACACCGCGAAAACCCACACCACTGGCGGACGTGACGGCGCATCGCGCAGTTCCGACGGGATTCTCGATGTAAAACTGTCGTCGCCCGGTTCCAGTGGCGGTGGGACCAATCCGGAACAATTGTTCGCCGCAGGCTGGTCGGCGTGTTTCATCGGCGCGATGAAAGCGGTGGCGGGGCAGCAGAAAATCAGCCTGCCGGCAGACCTGGCAGTGGATGCCGAAGTGGATCTGGGCACTAATTCGGGAGGGTATCTGTTGCAGGCGCGACTGAATGTAAGCCTGCCGGGCATGGAGCGCGGCGCGGCGCAGCAGCTGGTGGATGCGGCGCATCAGGTGTGCCCGTACTCCAAGGCCACGCGCAACAATATCGAGGTCGAATTGAAACTGGTCTGA
- a CDS encoding GFA family protein: MKSTNSGSTRTNTDVPPAIYACHCTDCQTWSGSAFALHALLPDDALTLTGPLTTYAYELNGQHAEHQVCSVCHTRLCNTTTAAPGMKVLRAGTLDESRSLQPMAHIWVSHKQSWLTLPEGLPSWPQSPTPQAFGEALMAYVG; encoded by the coding sequence GTGAAATCCACGAACTCGGGCAGTACTCGAACCAACACCGACGTGCCGCCGGCGATCTACGCCTGCCATTGCACCGATTGCCAGACCTGGAGCGGCAGCGCCTTTGCCCTGCACGCCCTGCTGCCCGACGACGCCCTGACGTTGACCGGGCCACTGACCACTTACGCCTACGAACTCAATGGCCAGCACGCCGAACATCAGGTGTGCAGCGTCTGCCACACGCGTCTTTGCAACACCACCACGGCCGCGCCGGGGATGAAAGTGCTGCGCGCCGGCACGCTCGATGAAAGCCGCTCACTGCAACCGATGGCGCACATCTGGGTCAGTCACAAACAGTCTTGGCTGACGCTGCCGGAGGGGTTGCCGAGCTGGCCGCAGAGCCCGACCCCGCAGGCCTTCGGTGAAGCCCTCATGGCGTACGTTGGTTGA
- a CDS encoding efflux transporter outer membrane subunit — translation MSRLPISLLSAALLLGGCSLIPDYQRPASPSAAQYPQGPAYAVQSAVTPRVEDWRALFNDPALQQLIESALVNNRDLRVAALNVEAFQAQYRIQRADLLPAVSANANELRQRVPSSVTRTQAAITSTYSVNLGISAYELDFFGRVRSLSEQALLTWLSTEEARRSAQLSLVANVANAYLTWRADQELLALARETLAADERSLHLTTRNREAGKSSALDQIQAHTSVDSTRASLSRYQRQVAQDLNSLTLLVGAPVSENLPARPLDSDLVATVPAGLPSDLLQRRPDILQAEYKLRAANANIGAARAAFFPSVSLTANAGTSSRDLSGLFNGGSGAWTFQPQINLPIFNAGSLRASLDYAKLQKDITVAEYEKTIQTAFQEVSDGLAARQTYEQQLQAQRDLVQATQDYYDMAQHRYRSGVDSSLTFLDAQRSLFSSQQGLITDRLAQLVAQVNLYTALGGGWSPVEPLPPAP, via the coding sequence ATGTCCAGGTTGCCGATTTCCCTGCTGTCCGCCGCGCTGCTGCTGGGCGGTTGTTCGTTGATTCCCGATTACCAGCGACCGGCCTCGCCGAGCGCTGCGCAGTATCCGCAAGGTCCGGCGTATGCCGTGCAATCCGCGGTCACACCCCGCGTCGAGGACTGGCGCGCGCTGTTCAATGACCCGGCGTTGCAGCAATTGATCGAAAGCGCGCTGGTCAACAATCGTGATCTGCGGGTGGCTGCGCTGAACGTCGAGGCGTTTCAGGCGCAGTACCGCATCCAGCGCGCCGATCTGCTGCCGGCGGTGTCGGCCAACGCCAACGAACTGCGTCAGCGGGTGCCGTCCAGCGTGACCCGCACCCAGGCGGCGATCACCTCGACCTATTCGGTGAACCTGGGCATCAGCGCCTATGAACTGGACTTCTTCGGCCGGGTGCGCAGCCTCAGCGAGCAGGCGCTGCTGACCTGGCTGTCCACCGAAGAGGCCCGGCGCAGTGCGCAATTGAGCCTGGTAGCTAACGTCGCCAACGCCTACCTGACCTGGCGCGCCGATCAGGAATTACTGGCGCTGGCCCGGGAAACGCTGGCCGCCGACGAGCGCAGCCTGCATCTGACCACCCGCAACCGCGAGGCCGGCAAGTCTTCGGCGCTGGATCAGATTCAGGCGCATACCAGCGTCGACAGCACCCGCGCGAGCCTGTCCCGTTATCAGCGTCAGGTCGCCCAGGACTTGAACAGCCTGACATTGCTGGTGGGTGCGCCGGTGTCGGAAAACCTGCCGGCGCGTCCGCTGGACAGTGATCTGGTGGCCACCGTGCCGGCCGGGTTGCCGTCGGATCTGCTGCAACGCCGGCCGGACATTCTCCAGGCCGAATACAAGCTGCGCGCCGCCAATGCCAACATCGGCGCGGCGCGGGCGGCGTTCTTTCCGAGTGTCAGCCTGACGGCCAATGCCGGGACGTCCAGCCGCGATCTGTCCGGGCTGTTCAACGGCGGTTCCGGGGCCTGGACGTTCCAGCCGCAAATCAACCTGCCGATCTTCAATGCCGGCAGTCTGCGCGCCAGCCTGGATTACGCGAAGCTGCAAAAAGACATCACCGTCGCCGAGTACGAAAAGACCATTCAGACAGCATTCCAGGAAGTGTCCGACGGCCTCGCGGCGCGCCAGACCTACGAACAGCAACTCCAGGCCCAACGCGATCTGGTGCAGGCGACCCAGGATTATTACGACATGGCGCAGCACCGCTATCGAAGCGGCGTCGACAGCAGCCTGACGTTCCTCGATGCCCAGCGTTCGCTGTTCAGTTCCCAGCAAGGACTGATTACCGACCGGTTGGCGCAACTGGTGGCGCAAGTGAATCTGTACACCGCGCTGGGCGGTGGCTGGAGCCCGGTCGAGCCACTTCCGCCAGCACCTTGA
- a CDS encoding helix-turn-helix transcriptional regulator, with protein MNLTGSLRNMENPHFYWQLGELIASTGNERFATNMFQLVDNLVPVNRVHLSEWTLDERESSVVEIKALGSAGLPDTFPPPDPLLHPDDHPLLQQMIEMNDSLLIQLKASLQHRHPHHNVHQCNLVSRTSNRRCVISFYRPHTHRVFSLPELSFLKRLSDTLLPLIERHAHISRQATARQPRAPQADQPQTPLQQVFDERLALGDITLSVREKEVCLGLLTGGTVPQMAEKLRVKNSSIETYLKRAAAKLGVSGRHGLAKWMAGA; from the coding sequence ATGAATCTGACCGGCAGTCTTCGCAACATGGAAAATCCGCACTTCTACTGGCAATTGGGTGAACTGATCGCCAGTACCGGCAACGAGCGTTTTGCCACGAACATGTTCCAGCTGGTCGACAACCTCGTACCCGTCAATCGCGTCCATCTCAGTGAGTGGACCCTGGATGAACGGGAGTCCAGCGTGGTCGAGATCAAGGCGTTGGGCAGTGCCGGTTTGCCGGACACCTTCCCGCCCCCGGATCCGTTGCTGCACCCGGACGACCATCCGCTGCTGCAACAGATGATCGAGATGAACGATTCGCTACTGATTCAACTGAAAGCCTCGCTCCAGCATCGACACCCGCACCACAACGTCCACCAATGCAATCTGGTGTCCCGCACGTCCAATCGCCGTTGCGTCATCTCGTTCTACCGCCCCCACACGCATCGGGTGTTTTCCCTGCCGGAGCTGTCGTTCCTCAAGCGCCTGTCCGACACCCTGTTGCCCTTGATCGAGCGCCACGCGCACATCAGTCGCCAAGCCACCGCCCGCCAGCCCCGCGCGCCGCAAGCCGATCAACCACAGACGCCGTTGCAACAGGTGTTCGACGAACGCCTGGCGTTGGGCGACATCACCTTGTCGGTGCGTGAAAAAGAGGTCTGCCTGGGCCTGCTGACCGGCGGCACCGTGCCGCAGATGGCAGAAAAACTGCGGGTCAAGAACAGCTCGATCGAGACCTACCTCAAGCGCGCGGCCGCCAAGCTTGGGGTCAGCGGCCGTCACGGGCTGGCGAAATGGATGGCCGGGGCCTGA
- a CDS encoding LTA synthase family protein, protein MSALFQRLRRLDARLLSLVFLVLIVPVCLRAALGWSSLFGYLSDLAIGSLLVVLLHRRPWWLALPVLLFWGLLAVATAELVSAVGRLPTVADLHYLVDPQFVENSTGGGFAHPGVAVALLVALAFWLLNHWARRATTAPALPRATWATPVLLFSAYWGAQHLNPSDADPWRLYNLPHQLLAAQVADVQMQAEEWLDGDTQVAPPPMAGLTDVDLNGHPLLTAKGQARNVLIVALEGIPGAYIGANRRAIGSHYQEDLMPNLSRWAERGMNTPDYVLHTHQTIRGLYAMLCGDYDKLDNGTPKGVEMLTQHERNQACLPAQLRQHGFATHYLQGAGLRFMAKDKIMPHIGFDATHGLEWFTNANYLEFPWGKDDKAFFEGALKYVGDLKKQKQPWMLTLLTVGTHQPYSAPEEYLQRYDTPKQAAVGYLDDALEQFLSGLERQGVLKDTLVVITSDESHGIDGVRLASSWGFNLTLAPEQAQLPRLNAGVYGHVDLSASILDYFDFPVPSALSGRSLFRDYDSGREIMSFTNGKLRYHDGRGLLTECDMPRRCRNYASEGFIAESATFKGNASGQNARDIAARASALDLSLLRTPLNQRYQFGSANVIPLQAQIKDDWADNLIGAQYLEMPKGSHTRVRLTVRSVDPQQAAYIQLKAKEFEQDVQLGLPTEMVATADQPLEMDFSFDNPQPRKAFSFHLLGYGLGAVEVSDFSVITELPGQQDLLDEIPEEDTAQSS, encoded by the coding sequence GTGAGCGCTCTTTTTCAACGGTTGCGGCGCCTGGATGCCCGTCTTCTTTCTCTGGTTTTCCTGGTACTGATCGTGCCGGTGTGCCTGCGGGCGGCACTCGGCTGGTCGAGCCTGTTCGGTTACCTGTCGGATCTGGCCATCGGCAGTCTGCTGGTGGTGCTGTTGCATCGCCGCCCTTGGTGGCTGGCGCTGCCGGTGCTGCTGTTCTGGGGACTGCTGGCGGTGGCGACCGCTGAACTGGTCAGCGCGGTCGGCCGTCTGCCGACCGTGGCGGACCTGCATTACCTGGTCGACCCGCAGTTCGTGGAAAACTCCACCGGCGGCGGTTTCGCCCACCCCGGCGTGGCGGTTGCGCTGCTGGTGGCTCTGGCCTTTTGGTTGCTGAATCATTGGGCTCGACGCGCAACAACAGCTCCCGCTCTGCCCCGCGCAACTTGGGCGACGCCGGTGCTGCTGTTCTCCGCGTACTGGGGCGCGCAGCACTTGAACCCAAGCGATGCCGACCCGTGGCGCCTGTACAACCTGCCCCACCAGTTGCTGGCCGCGCAGGTCGCCGACGTGCAGATGCAGGCCGAAGAATGGCTGGACGGCGATACCCAAGTCGCTCCCCCACCGATGGCCGGTCTTACCGATGTCGATCTCAACGGTCACCCGTTGCTGACCGCCAAGGGCCAGGCGCGCAACGTGCTGATCGTCGCCCTCGAAGGCATTCCCGGCGCCTACATCGGCGCCAATCGCCGGGCCATCGGCAGCCATTATCAGGAAGACTTGATGCCCAACCTCAGCCGCTGGGCCGAGCGCGGCATGAACACCCCGGATTACGTGTTGCACACCCACCAGACCATTCGCGGTCTGTACGCCATGCTCTGCGGCGATTACGACAAGCTCGACAACGGCACGCCCAAAGGCGTGGAAATGCTGACCCAGCACGAACGCAATCAGGCCTGTCTGCCGGCCCAGTTGCGTCAGCACGGTTTCGCCACGCATTACCTGCAAGGCGCAGGGCTGCGGTTCATGGCCAAAGACAAGATCATGCCGCACATCGGTTTCGACGCGACCCATGGCCTGGAGTGGTTCACCAACGCCAACTACCTGGAGTTCCCGTGGGGCAAGGATGACAAGGCGTTCTTCGAAGGCGCGCTGAAATACGTCGGCGACCTGAAAAAACAGAAACAGCCGTGGATGCTCACCCTGCTGACCGTCGGCACTCACCAGCCCTACTCCGCGCCGGAGGAATACCTGCAACGCTACGACACGCCCAAGCAGGCCGCCGTCGGTTATCTGGACGATGCGCTGGAGCAGTTTCTCAGCGGCCTCGAACGCCAGGGCGTGCTGAAAGACACGCTGGTGGTGATCACCTCGGACGAATCCCACGGTATCGACGGTGTGCGCCTCGCGTCGTCCTGGGGCTTCAACCTGACCCTCGCGCCGGAGCAGGCGCAACTGCCGCGCCTGAACGCCGGGGTCTACGGTCACGTCGATCTGAGCGCGTCGATTCTGGATTACTTCGACTTTCCGGTGCCTTCCGCCCTCAGCGGTCGCTCGCTGTTTCGCGATTACGATTCGGGCCGCGAAATCATGTCGTTCACCAACGGCAAGCTGCGCTATCACGACGGTCGCGGCCTGCTGACCGAATGCGACATGCCGCGCCGTTGCCGCAATTACGCCAGCGAAGGGTTCATCGCCGAAAGCGCCACGTTCAAGGGCAATGCCAGCGGCCAGAACGCCCGGGACATCGCCGCCCGCGCCTCGGCTCTGGACCTGTCGCTACTGCGCACCCCGCTCAACCAGCGCTATCAGTTCGGCAGCGCCAACGTCATCCCGCTGCAAGCGCAGATCAAGGATGACTGGGCCGACAACCTGATCGGCGCGCAGTACCTGGAGATGCCCAAAGGCTCCCACACCCGCGTGCGCCTGACCGTGCGTTCGGTCGATCCGCAGCAGGCGGCGTACATTCAGCTCAAGGCCAAGGAGTTCGAACAGGACGTGCAACTGGGCCTGCCGACCGAGATGGTTGCCACGGCGGATCAGCCGCTGGAGATGGATTTCAGCTTCGACAACCCGCAACCGCGCAAGGCATTCTCTTTCCACTTGTTGGGGTATGGCCTGGGCGCGGTGGAAGTCAGTGATTTCAGCGTGATCACCGAACTGCCGGGGCAACAGGATCTGCTGGACGAGATCCCGGAAGAAGACACCGCTCAATCGAGCTGA
- a CDS encoding copper chaperone PCu(A)C — translation MNPFLNNIKRAALGLSLLGLAFQVSAQTKVDDAWVRATVPNQSASGAFMTVTADSDSKLLSVASPAAKDVQIHEMTMKNDVMSMGPVKSVDLPAGKAVNFDPNGYHVMLMGLTAQLKEGDSVPLTLTVENARGEKETVEVKAPVKALTMEGHDHSKMH, via the coding sequence ATGAACCCTTTTCTGAACAACATCAAACGTGCCGCACTGGGTCTGTCCCTGCTGGGCCTGGCTTTCCAGGTATCGGCGCAGACCAAAGTCGACGACGCCTGGGTGCGCGCGACCGTGCCGAACCAGTCGGCCAGCGGCGCGTTCATGACCGTAACCGCCGACAGCGACAGCAAGCTGCTCAGCGTTGCCTCGCCAGCGGCCAAGGACGTGCAGATTCATGAGATGACCATGAAGAACGACGTGATGAGCATGGGCCCGGTGAAATCGGTCGACCTGCCGGCGGGCAAAGCCGTCAACTTCGACCCGAATGGCTACCACGTGATGCTGATGGGCCTGACCGCTCAACTGAAGGAAGGCGACAGCGTGCCGCTGACCCTGACCGTGGAAAACGCCAGGGGCGAAAAGGAAACCGTTGAAGTGAAAGCACCGGTCAAGGCGCTGACCATGGAAGGCCACGATCACAGCAAGATGCATTGA